TGAAGAGCGCCGCAGCGCGGTGTTCGACGCGCTGCTGCAGGTGGCGTGGTCCAGGGATCCCGCACACAACCACGAACGCCTGACCCATCTGCTGCAGTCGCATGCCAGTGATGCTGCGACCGGTCCGCTGCTGGCCAATGCGGCGCAGGTCGATGCGTTGTGCGAAGGCGATGACCTGCAGGCCATCATTGCGCGCATTGCCGGTCTGCAGACCGACGATGCCTGGTTGCAGGCGGCACAGAAAACCCTCGCCGCCGGTGCACCGGGTTCGGCACGGTTGTCGTACGAGCTGCAGCGCCGCAGTGCCGGCCAGGATCTGGCCGCGATCTATCGCCTGGAGTACATCGTCGCCCTGCATTGCGCCGCCCACGGTGATTTCGCCGAAGGCATCCGCGCGTTGCTGATCGACAAGGACCGCAATCCGCAGTGGAACCCGGCCACCCTGGCCGAGGCCACCGGCGAGTGGGCCGACACCTTCTTCGCTTCCCCCTGGGCCGCCGCCGCGCATCCGCTGGCCGACCTGGGCACTCCCCTTGTTGAAAGGAGCCTTGCATGAGCCGCATTGCATTCATCGGGTTGGGCAACATGGGCGGCCCGATGGCCGCCAATCTGGTCAAGAACGGCCACACCGTGCGCGTGTTCGATCTGGTCCCGGCCGCGGTGCAGGCCGCCGTCGATGCCGGCGCCAGCGCGGCCGCGTCGGCGCGCGAAACCCTCGTCGATGCCGAGGTCGTGATCTCGATGCTGCCGGCCAGCCGTCACGTCGAAGGCGTGTACCTGGGTGATGACGGCATTCTCGCCGCCATCCCGGCCGGTGCACTGGTCATCGACTGCAGCACGATCGCACCGGCCAGTGCCCGCAAGGTCTCGGAAGCGGCCGCCGCGCGTGGCCTGCAGATGATCGACGCGCCGGTATCCGGCGGTACCGCCGGTGCCCAGGCCGGCACCCTGACCTTCATCGTCGGTGGCGAAGAGGACGCGCTGGAACGCGCCCGCCCGGTGCTGCAGGCAATGGGCAAGAACATCTTCCACGTCGGTGCCAGCGGTGCCGGCCAGGTGGCCAAGCTGTGCAACAACATGGCGCTGGGCGTGATCATGGCGGTGACCGGTGAAGCCATCGCACTCGGCGTGGCGCACGGCTTGGACCCGAAGGTGCTGTCGCAGATGATGGCGGTCAGCACCGGCCGCAGCTGGGCCACCGAAGTGTGCAACCCGTGGCCGGGCGTGCTGGAAAACGCCCCGGCCTCGCGCGGCTACAGTGGCGGTTTCGGCAGCGATCTGATGCTGAAGGACATGGGCCTGGCGGTGGAAGCGGCGATGAGTGTCGGCGCCTCGATCCCGCTGGGCGAAGTGGCCCGCAACCTGTACTCGATGAACCACCAGGCTGGCCGCGGCAAGCTGGATTTCTCCAGCGTCGTGCAGCTCATCACGAGCGAGAAGTGACCTGGTAGTGCCGGCCGTTGGCCGGCAACCTCATGCCCCCGTGCGGGACAACGAAGGTGGGATGGGCGGATGTTCGGTTTCGACCGGCATCCGCCCATTTTTTTTGGGGGGTCGGATCCCTTTCGCAACGCGAAAGGGCTCTGACCCCGCTCGCATCAGGCAACGACCAGCGTCACGTCGATGTTGCCGCGGGTGGCGTTGGAGTACGGGCACACGATGTGCGCCTTCTGCACCAGTTCTTCCACCTGCTCGCGCGGCACGCCCGGCACGTTGATGGTCAGTTCGGCTTCGATGCCGAAACCGGTCGGGATCTGGCCGATGCCGACCTTGCCGGTGACGGTGGTGTCGGCCGGCAGCGCGACCTTGGCCTGGCCGGCCACGAACTTCAGCGCACCCAGGAAGCAGGCCGAGTAGCCAGCGGCGAACAGCTGTTCCGGGTTGGTGCCCGGGCCGCCGGCGCCACCCAGCTCGCGCGGGGTCGACAGCTGGATGTCCAGCACGTTGTCGGAGGAGACGGAACGGCCTTCGCGGCCGCCGGTGGAGGTGGCCTGGGCGGTATACAGAACCTTTTCGATGGACATCGTGATGCTCCTGGTCAGTGGGTGGGTGGTGCGTTGGAGCCTACTTTGCCCGGTTTCTGCGTACGTTGGGTTGCAGTTCGTACGAAAAACTTGATTGATCGTCCTGCTGGCCTAGATCGTCCACTCACGGTCGGTGGTGAACATGATGGTCAGCCAGCGGTCGGGCGAGGCCTCGCCCAGCGCATCGCCGATCTCGTCGCGCAGCTGGTCCCATTCCACCAGCGGCCGCGGCGGGTCGTCCTCGCGTACCACGAAGAACAGCTCGATCTGCTCGCCACGCCCCACCTGCGCCACGTAGCTGCGATGCTCGACGAAGCCGTGCCTGGCGACGATCGCGCG
The sequence above is a segment of the Stenotrophomonas maltophilia genome. Coding sequences within it:
- a CDS encoding organic hydroperoxide resistance protein — encoded protein: MSIEKVLYTAQATSTGGREGRSVSSDNVLDIQLSTPRELGGAGGPGTNPEQLFAAGYSACFLGALKFVAGQAKVALPADTTVTGKVGIGQIPTGFGIEAELTINVPGVPREQVEELVQKAHIVCPYSNATRGNIDVTLVVA
- the mmsB gene encoding 3-hydroxyisobutyrate dehydrogenase — encoded protein: MSRIAFIGLGNMGGPMAANLVKNGHTVRVFDLVPAAVQAAVDAGASAAASARETLVDAEVVISMLPASRHVEGVYLGDDGILAAIPAGALVIDCSTIAPASARKVSEAAAARGLQMIDAPVSGGTAGAQAGTLTFIVGGEEDALERARPVLQAMGKNIFHVGASGAGQVAKLCNNMALGVIMAVTGEAIALGVAHGLDPKVLSQMMAVSTGRSWATEVCNPWPGVLENAPASRGYSGGFGSDLMLKDMGLAVEAAMSVGASIPLGEVARNLYSMNHQAGRGKLDFSSVVQLITSEK